One genomic segment of Belonocnema kinseyi isolate 2016_QV_RU_SX_M_011 chromosome 2, B_treatae_v1, whole genome shotgun sequence includes these proteins:
- the LOC117168233 gene encoding 4-coumarate--CoA ligase 4-like, with protein MKRIKELIKFRVHQISPLEIENILLKHPDILEAAVVAVPHRLDDEHLIAFVTKAKKSKL; from the exons ATGAAAAGAATCAaggaattaatcaaattcagaGTTCACCAAATTTCTcctttagaaattgaaaatattcttttgaaacatCCTGACATACTAGAAGCGGCTGTAGTAGCAGTACCACATCGTTTGGATGATGAACATCTGATTGCTTTTGTCACTAAAGCCAAAAAATCAAAG CTTTAA